Part of the Vicinamibacteria bacterium genome is shown below.
AAGAGGGTCATCAAAGCCGATGAAACCGCACTTGAGGACGCCCGCGAAGGCCAGGAGGCTGAGCAGTGCGAGGGCCAGAGCGACGAGAGTGCGGCGCCTCGTTGTCATGAGCCGCCCATTCCCGCTAAGCTACCAGGGCCCCGGGGAGGTCGCCGGAGGGCGCGCGCCCTTCAAAATGGCAACGGGGCCGCCGGATTCGGTGATAAGATTTGGGTCTGGGCAGGAACACGTATCTTTCGCGGAAAGGATAGCATGTTCGGAACGCTAGGCGGTCCTGAGCTCTTTCTCATCCTGGTCATCGCCCTCATCGTGTTTGGACCTCGGAAGCTCCCCGAGATCGGGAAGAGCCTGGGCCGGATGATGATGGAGTTCAAGAAAGCCTCCAACGAGTTCCGGCAGACGATCGAGAGCGAGGTGGAGGCCGACAAGCTGCGCGAGACGGCAAAAAAGGAGTCCGGGACGGAGCCCGTGACCCCCAGCCCGAGCACCCACCCCGCGGATGCGGGCGCGCCCCCCGTCGAAGCGCACCCTGTCCCCTCCCCGGCCGTGAGCCGCGAGGCCGCGCTGCCACCCGTCGAGCCGAAGTAAAGCCCGCCCTCGGCACTCGGAGCGGTCCCTAGCGCATGGCTCGCCCCCATCCGGACAAGATGTCGTTCCTGGAGCACTTGGATGAGCTGCGCACGCGACTCGTGCGCATCATCGTGGCCCTCTGCGTGGGCTTCGGAATCTGCTGGAACTGGCGGGAGGAGATCTTCCACCTCATGACCGCACCCCTCCGGGCGGGAGGGTTCAAGGAGCAGTTCATCTACACGAGCCCGGCGGAGGCGCTCCTCCTTTACAT
Proteins encoded:
- the tatA gene encoding twin-arginine translocase TatA/TatE family subunit, coding for MFGTLGGPELFLILVIALIVFGPRKLPEIGKSLGRMMMEFKKASNEFRQTIESEVEADKLRETAKKESGTEPVTPSPSTHPADAGAPPVEAHPVPSPAVSREAALPPVEPK